In Zunongwangia sp. HGR-M22, the sequence TATTTTCTTTTAGTTTAGTTCTTAAGCTATCATCCTTTTCTAGCATTTCAAAAACCTTTAACGAAGCACCAACGATAGATGGCGCCAAAGAATTTGAGAATAAGTATGGACGTGAGCGTTGTCTTAAGATCTCGATAATCTCCTTTTTAGCGGTGGTATAACCTCCCATTGCTCCACCAAGAGCTTTACCTAACGTGCCGGTAATAATATCTACGCGCCCAAGAACTCCTTTTTCTTCTAAAGTTCCTATACCTTTTTCTCCAATAAATCCGGTTGCGTGGCACTCGTCGATCATTACCAAGGCATCATATTTATCTGCTAGATCGCAAATATCATCTAATGGCGCTACAAGCCCGTCCATAGAAAATACACCATCGGTTACGATAAGTTTGAAACGTGCGCCATTTTCGTCTGCTGCTTTAAGTTGCGCTTCAAGATCTGCCATATCCCCATTTTGGTATCGATAACGCGCTGCTTTACAAAGACGAACACCATCGATAATCGAAGCGTGATTTAACGAATCTGAGATAATAGCATCTTCTTTGGTTAAAAGTGGTTCAAAAATTCCGCCGTTAGCATCAAAACAGGCAGCGTATAAAATGGTATCCTCAGTTCCGTAGAAATCTGCGATTTTTTGCTCTAGTTCTTTATGTATATCCTGAGTACCGCAAATAAAACGAACACTAGACATTCCAAATCCGTGAGAATCCATCGTGTCTTTAGCGGCCTGGATAACTTCTGGATGCGAAGAAAGGCCTAAGTAATTATTGGCACAAAAGTTTATCACTTCCTGCCCTGTATTAATTTTTATAACAGCGTCTTGCGGAGTCGTAATGATGCGCTCTCTTTTAAACAATCCATTGTCTTTAATATCTTCTATTTCGTTTTGAAGGTGTTCTTTAATAGATCCGTACATAGTTAATTCGTTTTTTTTTGCAAAATTAGTATCTCTGCTACACAAACCTAAGAGAAATCGCTTTGTTTGTATAAACTAGTATTTTCTTATCGATTTGATATCCCATTTTTATAAGAGTATCCCCGTAGCTCGTAATTTGTTGTTCGTGCTTTGCATCAAAAGCACCGGTTTTATAATCGATGATAGTTACGATGTTATTTTTAAAATTTAATCGATCTGGTCGTAAGCGCTTTCCGGTTTCGGTAAGAATATCTCTTTCGTTATAATTTATTGACTCTTCAGAAAAATATTCTTTAAGGTCTGGATGGGTTAAAATGCGCTTCAGTAAATCATTAATTTTTTCAGAAACCTCTTCAGTAATAATTCCATTAGCGATCGCATTATTAATAACCGGTTCTACATCTTTTTCCGTATTGATATCGGTTAGAAGATCATGTATTATTTCTCCTTTTTCTATAGCTTCCTGCTGTTTTGTATCCCACAAACTTCCGGAACGCGTTACAATATTTACCGCATGGTTTTGTGTTGCTGAAGAATGAAAATGCTGTAAAGTAATTCCTGAATTTTCCTTTTCTTCGGAAGTTGGAGCTTCAATCTCACCAAATTCATAATTAGTTTGCTCGTCGTCCCAGACGCCATTTCGTTTTAAATAGCCAATAAGTAATCCTGAAGTTTTCGAAGGATTTTCATTGCCACTTCGATCCAAATCCAATTTCGATAAAATGTAAAGCTGTTTTACCGGCCTGGTACAGGCAACGTATAAAACATTTAAGGTGTCTAGTTCGTTCTGAAAAAGAAGCTGAGTAAATAAAGCTTCCGGGATTTCACCCCAATTTTCCATTTTTGAAGACGCATTTATATAGCTTGCCGGGATATCACCCAAACTGCCATCGTGCGGAACCCAAAGCGAATCTTTACGGGTATCTTTAAAATCTGAATTCGCAAAAGGATAGATCACAATAGGAAATTCCAGTCCTTTTGCTTTGTGAATCGTCATGATCGTGACTGCATTCTCCTGTTGAGGAGCTATGATGCTGAGTTTCTCATGTTCCTGTTCCCAAATTTCTAAGAACCCTTGAATACCTTCAGTATCTTTTTGGGTGGTTTCATACACAAAATCAAGAAAAAACTGAATGTAGGCATTCGAATCTTTAACCAATCCAAAACTTCTTATTATAAATTCGCAACTTTCGTAAACCGAATATTCATTTAAGAAATCTAGGTTAAAATCTAAATCATATTGCTGCAACCAGATAAAAAAGTCGTTTCCGTTTTCTTTTATTTTTTCTGAAATTACAGAATGTGGATCTTCAACCTGCAATAAATACTCCTGTATATAACCGAAAATCGATAATTTAAGTTCGTTATTTTCTTGTGTGATCGAGAATTTTAAAAGATCACATATAAAATGAACTTCTGGAGAGCGCGAAATCAGTAAAGTTTCTGAAGAAACCACATCGATCTCTTTTTCATTTAAAGCTGAAGCAATTGCAACACCTTCTTTTTTTCTTCGGGTAAGAATACAAATATCAGATCGTTTAAAACCTTTAGTATCAAGATTATTAATAATATCGATCACTTTTTCAGGGTAAACTTCCTGTTCTTCCTCACTGTTTTCAGCTTCAATAAAACCGATATTCACGTAACCTAATCCCGATTTTTTTGGATTCTGGGCGCTTTGTTTAAATAATTTACTGTATTCGGGATGCCCAAGAAAATCGGCTGCATAACCAAAAAACTGATTGTTGAAATTTACAATTTCAGTCGAGCTTCGATAATTATCGGGTAAATTATACACCTGTTTTTCAATCTGAAATGGATTCCCCTCATTACTCAGATCAATAAACTGTTCGGCTTTACCGCCACGCCAGCGATAAATTGATTGTTTGGCATCGCCAACTAGCATTAAACTTGAAGTTTCCTCTGGCAACGATTCCATCGAAAGTTTGTTATCGATAAGCGGAATCAAATTTTCCCACTGCATTTGCGAGGTGTCCTGAAACTCATCGATAAAATAATTTTGATAGCGCTCACCCAAACGTTCGTAGATAAACGGCGCCGGCTGGTCTTTAACCTGGGCGCTAATCATTGGATTAAACTCTGAAATTAGAAGAATTTGGCGCTCTTCTTTTATTTCCTGAATTTCTCGATTTAAGGCGTTTAATAATGAAAGTTGGGTAAGACGTTTTCCAATTTCAGTATAAAATTCTAAAGAAAAATACAGATCTTTGCTTTGTAAAAACAGATCTGAAATTTGCGGTTCAATCGCATCTCCAAGCGACATTTTCCCTTTTTTTAAAGGTAAAATACCTTCATTTTCTAGTTTTTCTACCCATTTTGCGCTGAAATTAGGAATTCCGTTTTCCTTAAGTTTTAGAAAGTGTTTGGGTAGATATTGCCCACTAAAATCTGTAGGATCGATTCCGTGATCTGCGATTAACTGAAAAAATTGATCTACTTTTTGCTCAATTTCAGCTTGATTTGTTTTAAGCTGTTGTTTTAATTTTTTTCTGAAAGCTTCAAAATCTTCCAGCGTTTTAGGCTGAAGTTTTTCTAAATAAAACTGATTATTTTCGTTTACCAGTAATTTTGCAATATCAAGTAAATCACGACCAATATCCCAGCTTTTATCCTCATCGGCTTTGCTTAGGGAAAAATCTACCAAAACTTTAGTGAGCTTTTCGTCATTTCCGGTACGATTTATTAAGCGATCTACAGCTTCGTTTAATATTTTTTCGGTATCCAGTTCTACTTCAAAGTTTACAGGTAAGCCCAAATCTTTGGCAAAAGTACGCAGTACACGATGGGTGAATCCATCGATCGTAGAAACTTCAAAAGCAGCATAATTATGAATGATATTCTTTGTAATCCCAACCGATTTTTGCTGAATTAGTTCCGTAGAATTATTCGTTTCCTGCGCAACTGCTTCCAAAAGTGCTTGAGAGTTGGCAGGAACCGGGTTTTTAGTAAATGCATACAGGCTTTCGACAATTCTGGTTTTCATCTCTGCAACCGCCTTATTGGTAAAGGTGATTGCGAGGATGTTTTTATAAGTGTCGGTTTTTTCAGATTGGAAGAGTAGACTTAAATAAGATTTAACCAGCGTAAAGGTTTTTCCCGATCCTGCAGAAGCATTGTATATTGTAAAATTATTGGCCAATTTTTATTGAATAAAGAATGAATTAGTGATTAAAGGTAAGGTAAAATTGATTTTATAAATGCCTAAGCTTTTAAGTATATTATAACACTTAAATATTTTCATTACACATGTTAATACTTAAATTTGAGTAGAATTTAATACTAATCACTAAAAAAAATAAAACTATGGCATTTGCGTTACCAGAGCTTAAATATGCATTCGATGCGTTAGAGCCACATATAGATGCAAAAACAATGGAAATTCACCATGATAAACATCATAGTGGATATACCACAAAACTAAATAAAGCAATTGACGGAACTGATCTTGATGGAAAAACTATCGAGAACATTCTTAAAAATCTTGATTTATCTAACACAGCGGTTAGAAACAATGGTGGTGGTTATTATAATCATAACCTTTTTTGGGAAATTATGTCTCCAGATGGAGGAGGAAAGCCAGAGGGAGATCTAGCAACTGCTATTGATAGTGCATTCGGATCTTTTGAAGCTTTTAAAGAAGAATTTTCTAATGCTGCTGCAGGACAATTTGGTTCTGGATGGGCATGGTTATGTGTTCATGATGGTGGAAAATTAGAAGTTTGCTCTACTCCAAATCAGGATAATCCACTAATGCCTGAAGTAGGATGCGGTGGAACACCAATATTAGGATTAGATGTTTGGGAACATGCATATTACCTAAACTATCAAAATAAACGTCCAGCATATATAGATGCTTTCTTTGAAGTAATCGACTGGAAAGAAGTAGCAAGTCGCTACGCTAAAGGAAAATAATTAAGTAATTAATTGTTAAAGTTCGAAAGAGGCTGTTCGTAAGAATGGCCTTTTTTGTGTCTTATTCTGAATAAGAGAATCCAGTGTTCTTTCTATAATGAAGGATTTTCAAAAGGCAGTAAAATAAAAAAGGTGGATTTACATCCACCTTTTTTGCCCCAAATCTACCATGAACTTAACCTACTTAAATTTTATGGCAGGTCTAATATAGATAATATGGGTATTGGTCTAAAATCTTTTAGATGAAAGACTTATATAATGGTTGAAATACACTATTTAGTATGCTCTGTTTTTATTTCCTTCAAAAAAGTTTATAAAAGCTCTGTTAACCACTCTATTACCTCCCGGTGTTGGATAGTCTCCTGTGAAATACCAATCACCCAGATTTTTAGGACATGCTTTATGTAAATTATCTACAGATTGGTAAATAACTTTTACATTAGCTTTTACTGTTGGCTCACTTAAAAGCTCAGATATTTTTTCTGAAATCTGCTCGTCGGTAAATGAATCGTAAATTTCTTTTACAAAGTTTTGTACCTCTTTGTCTTCTAAATCAACTTGTTTTATACACTTATTATAAACTTCTTCAACAAGTTGGTAATTGTCGTTCTCTTTTAATAATTCTAGTGCCGCTCTAAAGGCAACTAAATCCTCAAGGCGTGCCATATCAATCCCGTAGCAATCTGGGTATCGAATTTGCGGTGCAGAAGAAACGACTACAATTTGTTTAGGATTTAGGCGATCCATCATTTTTATGATACTTTTCTTTAATGTAGTACCGCGCACAATGCTATCGTCGATAATCACTAAATTATCCTCTGGTTTTACAACGCCGTAGGTAACATCATATACGTGAGCTACAAGATCATCACGGCTGCTATCTTCAGTAATAAAGGTTCTTAGCTTTACATCTTTAATAGCAATTTTTTCGGTTCTTAGGCGATACTCAAGAATTTGCTGAAGTCGCTCGTCTGTTAAGGTTTCCTTTTCTTCTAAGATCGCTTCATTTTTCTGACGATTCAATTCGTCCTGTGCAGCTTCAACCATTCCATAGAAAGAAGTTTCTGCGGTATTCGGTATAAAAGAGAAAACGGTATTGATGGTATCATAATTAATGGCCTTAAGAACTTCAGGCATTAATAATCTACCAAGCATTTTACGTTCCTTATAAATTTCAGCGTCACTACCTCTAGAGAAATAAATACGCTCAAAAGAACATGCTTTTCGTTCTAAAGGCTCTATAATTTTTTTGATAGAAACCTCTCCGTTTTTCTTGGTAATAATCGCATGGCCAGGATCAAGTTCTTTAATATCTTCAAAATTTAAATTGAAGACGGTTTGAATTACTGGTCGTTCTGAAGCGACTACTACAACTTCGTCATCTTTATAATAATAACAAGGTCTAATTCCCGATGGATCACGCAATACAAAAGAATCACCATGGCCCATTAAACCGGCAATAGCGTAACCGCCATCCCAATCTTTAGAAGATTTTTTAAGTATTTTGGCTACATTTAATTGTTCAGCAATATGAGGAGATGCTTCTTGCTTGGTAAATCCTTCTTTCTTTAATTTTTTATAAAGTTTGCGCACTTCTGAATCTAAAAAGTGGCCAATCTTTTCCATGATCGTAACAGTATCGGCTTTTTCCTTAGGATGCTGTCCCAGCTTAATAAGATTGTTGAATAACTGATTAACATTGGTCATGTTAAAGTTACCAGCCACAATAAGATTACGATGCATCCAATTGTTTTGTCTTAGAAAAGGATGTACACTTTCGATACTATTTTTTCCAAATGTGCCGTATCGAACATGCCCTAAAAATAACTCGCCCAGATAAGGAATCTTTCTTTTTTGTAGCGCAACATCATCGGCATATTCAGGATGTTGTTGCATTTCATCATTAATACGCTGATTTATTTGCTCAAAAATATCCTGTATTGGCTGCGATTGGTTAGAGCGAACTCTGCTTATATAACGTTCCCCTGGCTGAACATTAAGTTTAATACTGGCAAAACCGGCACCATCCTGCCCACGATTATGCTGCTTTTCCATTAAAAGATACATCTTATTTACACCGTAAAAAGCAGTACCGTATTTTTCTTTATAATATTCTAGTGGTTTTAACAGCCTAACCTGTGCAATTCCACATTCGTGTTTAATCGCGTCACTCATAATTGTATTGTTGCTCTGTGTGGGGTTTGTTTATGCCTTAGTAACAAAAAAAGCCCTGAAATTACAGGGCGTGTGTTTATTTTAATTTATTTTAAACTGTGTGAGTTTTTTAAATTCTTCTAATCGTTTATCGATTTCTTCGGGTGAAAGTTCTTTCATACGTTCGGTTCCAAATTTCTCTACGCAGAACGACGCTAAATTAGAGCCGTAAATAATGGCGTTCTTAAGATTCTCAAAAGAGATATCTTCAGAGTGTGCAAGATAACCTATAAAGCCACCGGCAAAAGTATCTCCGGCACCGGTTGGGTCAAACACTTCTTCTAAAGGTAAGGCAGGGGCAAAAAACACATTTTCTTTATGGAAAAGTAATGCACCATGTTCTCCTTTTTTAATTACTACATATTTTGGACCCATTTTTTCAATCACTCTTGCAGCCTTAATTAAAGAGAATTCACCAGAAAGTTGTCTGGCCTCTTCATCATTAATGGTGATAACATCAACTTTAGCGATTACTTGCTTAAGCTCTTCTAAAGCATTATCCATCCAAAAGTTCATAGTGTCTAGAACTACTAATTTTGGGTTAGTAACTTGTTCTAAAACGCTAAGTTGTACTAAAGGATGTAGGTTTCCTAACATTATATATTCCGCATCCTTATAATTTTCAGGAACTACCGGATTAAAATCGGCCAGTACATTAAGCTGTGTATCTAAAGTGTCACGAGTATTTAAGTCGTTATGATATCTTCCACTCCAAAAGAAAGTCTTACCTTCTTTAATAACCTCAATTCCTTCAATATTGATATTTTTTGAAGAAAGAAGGTCTAGGTATTTTTCAGGAAAATCACCACCAACAACAGATACAATTGCACTGTCTACATTAAAGTTTGAAGCCGAAAGGCCAATGTAAGTCCCTGCACCACCAAGAATTTTATCTGTTTTTCCAAAAGGGGTTTCGATAGCATCAAAGGCTACAGTTCCTACAATAACTAGTTTGCTCATAATTGCATTCAAAAATTATGCTGCAAATATACAGTTTGTTTTTCAAGCTGTAAACCAAAAGTTAATTTAGAAGGTTTACAAATTTAATTTTTAAAACCAATATCCTCTGGAAGGCTTTTTTGTTTAGATGCTGTAACTGCCAAAGTATCACATCTTTCGTTTTGTGGGTGGTTGTTGTGACCTTTAATCCAGGTGAACGAAACTTGATGCTTTCTATATTCTTTTAAGAATGCCTGCCACAAGTCTGCATTCTTACGATCTTTAAAATTTTTCTTTTCCCATCCAAATACCCATTTTTTTTCAACAGCATCTGCAACATACTTAGAATCGGTAAATACTCTTATATTTAAATTTGGTTTTTTAAGCTTCTGTAGTGCGTGGATAACAGCTAAAAGTTCCATTCTATTATTAGTAGTATGTCTGTATCCCTGTGCAAATTCTTTTTTATATGGCTTCCCTACCCATTCCATCACTATGCCATAACCGCCGGGCCCTGGATTGCCACGGGCAGCTCCATCAGTATAAATATGAACTTGTTCTTGCAACTTTTAAGATTCTTTAAGTAGAATTTTTTCGATTACTAGCGGAAAATGATGATGCTCTAACTCATGAATTTTAGACGCAAGACTTTCTGGAGAATCATTTTCTTCAATAATTGTTTTAGCCTGAAAGATATGCTCACCCTTGTCGTAATCTTCATTAACAAAATGAATGGTAATTCCGCTTTCTTTCTCTTTATTGTTTAGGATCGCTTGATGAACGCGCATGCCGTACATTCCTTTCCCTCCGTAATTAGGTAGTAATGCAGGATGAATGTTAATAATACGATTAGGAAAATTTTCGATAATATTTGAAGGTACCATCCATAAAAATCCTGCTAATACGATAAGATCTGGATTTATATCTGTTAGTACATGAAGAACTTCGTTAGAATGGTAAAGTGCATCTCGATCAAAATACAATGCTTTTATATCATGATTGTATGCACGCCGTAGGACTTTTGCATTTCTTTTGTTAGAAAAAACTGCTGCTACATTTATTTTTGAAGAATTTTCAAAATGGCGTATAATATTTTCGGTGTTCGTTCCTGAACCCGAAGCAAATATCACTATTTTTTTTGTGTTGTTATTTTGTGGTTGGTCGCTCAAAATAAGGCTGTTAACAATTATTAGGATATAAAGTTAATCTCTTTCATCGAAAAATATGTAAATTCACCTCACATTTTTAAAGTAAAAATCGGTTTTAAAATAAAGTTTTTTATTTTTGCCACCTAATCAAAATTAAAATAAAATATTATGTCTGACATTGCATCAAGAGTAAAAGCGATTATCGTTGACAAATTGGGTGTTGATGAGAACGAGGTTGTTAATGAAGCAAGCTTCACAAACGACTTAGGTGCTGATTCATTAGATACTGTGGAATTAATCATGGAATTCGAAAAAGAATTCGATATTCAGATTCCAGACGATCAAGCTGAAAATATCGCGACAGTTGGTCAAGCAATTTCTTATATTGAAGACGCGAAAAAATAAAAATTAAAAGAACCATATGGAGTTAAAGCGAGTTGTAATAACGGGCTTGGGTGCCCTTACCCCAATCGGTAACAATATTAGCGAATATTGGGACGGCTTGGTTAATGGTAAAAGTGGGAGTGGCGCTATTACGCATTTCGACCCCGAAAAGTTCAAAACAAAATTCGCTTGTGAACTCAAAAATTTTAACCCGTTAGATCACTTCGATCGAAAAGAAGCGAGAAAACTGGATAAATTTACCCAATATGCCATGGTAGCTTCAGATGAAGCTATTGCAGACTCTGGTATAGATCTTAATACGGTAGATAAATATCGTGTTGGTGTTATCTGGGGTGCTGGAATTGGTGGATTGGAAACCTTCCAAAACGAAGTTTTAAATTTCGCGGCGGGAGATGGTACTCCAAGATTTAATCCCTTCTTTATTCCTAAGATGATTGCAGATATTGCTCCTGGTAATATCTCTATCAAACATGGGTTTATGGGCGCTAATTACACTACGGTGTCGGCTTGTGCCTCATCAGCCAATGCAATGATTGATGCATTGAATAACATAAGATTGGGATATAGTGATGTAATTGTTTCAGGAGGCTCAGAGGCTGCAGTAACAATTGCAGGTATGGGAGGTTTTAATGCCATGCATGCGCTTTCTACCAGAAATGAAAGTCCCGCGACAGCTTCAAGACCTTTTGATGCTACTCGTGATGGCTTTGTCCTAGGTGAAGGTGCCGGTGCGCTTATATTAGAAGAATATGAGCATGCAAAAGCAAGAGGCGCTAAAATTTATGCTGAAGTAATTGGCGGTGGTCTATCTTCAGACGCTTATCACATGACGGCACCACATCCAGAAGGAAATGGTGTTGTAAGAGTGATGGAGAACTGTTTGCATAATGCAGGTATAAAACCTGAAGACATCGATGCTATTAATACTCATGGTACATCAACACCTTTAGGTGATGTAGCCGAGTTGAAAGCTATTACTAAAGTTTTTGGAGATCACGCGAAGAATATTAATATTAATTCAACAAAATCGATGACGGGTCACCTTTTAGGTGCCGCTGGAGCGATAGAAGGAATAGCAAGTATACTGGCTATGCAGCATGGTATTGTGCCACCAACTATCAATCACGAGAATGTTGATGAAAATATAGATCCTTCGTTAAACCTAACTTTAAATAAACCTCAAAAACGAGATTTGAACATCGTGATGAGTAATACATTTGGTTTTGGTGGGCATAATGCCTGTGTAGCTTTTAAAAAATTAAACGAGTAGCGCTTTAATGAGTGTTATTCGAAACA encodes:
- the kbl gene encoding glycine C-acetyltransferase; the protein is MYGSIKEHLQNEIEDIKDNGLFKRERIITTPQDAVIKINTGQEVINFCANNYLGLSSHPEVIQAAKDTMDSHGFGMSSVRFICGTQDIHKELEQKIADFYGTEDTILYAACFDANGGIFEPLLTKEDAIISDSLNHASIIDGVRLCKAARYRYQNGDMADLEAQLKAADENGARFKLIVTDGVFSMDGLVAPLDDICDLADKYDALVMIDECHATGFIGEKGIGTLEEKGVLGRVDIITGTLGKALGGAMGGYTTAKKEIIEILRQRSRPYLFSNSLAPSIVGASLKVFEMLEKDDSLRTKLKENTKYFKQGIKDAGFDIIDGDAAIVPVMLYDAKLSQDMADKLLEEGIYVIGFFYPVVPKEKARIRVQLSAAHQKEHLDKAITAFTKIGRELGVID
- a CDS encoding UvrD-helicase domain-containing protein; its protein translation is MANNFTIYNASAGSGKTFTLVKSYLSLLFQSEKTDTYKNILAITFTNKAVAEMKTRIVESLYAFTKNPVPANSQALLEAVAQETNNSTELIQQKSVGITKNIIHNYAAFEVSTIDGFTHRVLRTFAKDLGLPVNFEVELDTEKILNEAVDRLINRTGNDEKLTKVLVDFSLSKADEDKSWDIGRDLLDIAKLLVNENNQFYLEKLQPKTLEDFEAFRKKLKQQLKTNQAEIEQKVDQFFQLIADHGIDPTDFSGQYLPKHFLKLKENGIPNFSAKWVEKLENEGILPLKKGKMSLGDAIEPQISDLFLQSKDLYFSLEFYTEIGKRLTQLSLLNALNREIQEIKEERQILLISEFNPMISAQVKDQPAPFIYERLGERYQNYFIDEFQDTSQMQWENLIPLIDNKLSMESLPEETSSLMLVGDAKQSIYRWRGGKAEQFIDLSNEGNPFQIEKQVYNLPDNYRSSTEIVNFNNQFFGYAADFLGHPEYSKLFKQSAQNPKKSGLGYVNIGFIEAENSEEEQEVYPEKVIDIINNLDTKGFKRSDICILTRRKKEGVAIASALNEKEIDVVSSETLLISRSPEVHFICDLLKFSITQENNELKLSIFGYIQEYLLQVEDPHSVISEKIKENGNDFFIWLQQYDLDFNLDFLNEYSVYESCEFIIRSFGLVKDSNAYIQFFLDFVYETTQKDTEGIQGFLEIWEQEHEKLSIIAPQQENAVTIMTIHKAKGLEFPIVIYPFANSDFKDTRKDSLWVPHDGSLGDIPASYINASSKMENWGEIPEALFTQLLFQNELDTLNVLYVACTRPVKQLYILSKLDLDRSGNENPSKTSGLLIGYLKRNGVWDDEQTNYEFGEIEAPTSEEKENSGITLQHFHSSATQNHAVNIVTRSGSLWDTKQQEAIEKGEIIHDLLTDINTEKDVEPVINNAIANGIITEEVSEKINDLLKRILTHPDLKEYFSEESINYNERDILTETGKRLRPDRLNFKNNIVTIIDYKTGAFDAKHEQQITSYGDTLIKMGYQIDKKILVYTNKAISLRFV
- a CDS encoding superoxide dismutase translates to MAFALPELKYAFDALEPHIDAKTMEIHHDKHHSGYTTKLNKAIDGTDLDGKTIENILKNLDLSNTAVRNNGGGYYNHNLFWEIMSPDGGGKPEGDLATAIDSAFGSFEAFKEEFSNAAAGQFGSGWAWLCVHDGGKLEVCSTPNQDNPLMPEVGCGGTPILGLDVWEHAYYLNYQNKRPAYIDAFFEVIDWKEVASRYAKGK
- a CDS encoding amidophosphoribosyltransferase; protein product: MSDAIKHECGIAQVRLLKPLEYYKEKYGTAFYGVNKMYLLMEKQHNRGQDGAGFASIKLNVQPGERYISRVRSNQSQPIQDIFEQINQRINDEMQQHPEYADDVALQKRKIPYLGELFLGHVRYGTFGKNSIESVHPFLRQNNWMHRNLIVAGNFNMTNVNQLFNNLIKLGQHPKEKADTVTIMEKIGHFLDSEVRKLYKKLKKEGFTKQEASPHIAEQLNVAKILKKSSKDWDGGYAIAGLMGHGDSFVLRDPSGIRPCYYYKDDEVVVVASERPVIQTVFNLNFEDIKELDPGHAIITKKNGEVSIKKIIEPLERKACSFERIYFSRGSDAEIYKERKMLGRLLMPEVLKAINYDTINTVFSFIPNTAETSFYGMVEAAQDELNRQKNEAILEEKETLTDERLQQILEYRLRTEKIAIKDVKLRTFITEDSSRDDLVAHVYDVTYGVVKPEDNLVIIDDSIVRGTTLKKSIIKMMDRLNPKQIVVVSSAPQIRYPDCYGIDMARLEDLVAFRAALELLKENDNYQLVEEVYNKCIKQVDLEDKEVQNFVKEIYDSFTDEQISEKISELLSEPTVKANVKVIYQSVDNLHKACPKNLGDWYFTGDYPTPGGNRVVNRAFINFFEGNKNRAY
- a CDS encoding PfkB family carbohydrate kinase, with product MSKLVIVGTVAFDAIETPFGKTDKILGGAGTYIGLSASNFNVDSAIVSVVGGDFPEKYLDLLSSKNINIEGIEVIKEGKTFFWSGRYHNDLNTRDTLDTQLNVLADFNPVVPENYKDAEYIMLGNLHPLVQLSVLEQVTNPKLVVLDTMNFWMDNALEELKQVIAKVDVITINDEEARQLSGEFSLIKAARVIEKMGPKYVVIKKGEHGALLFHKENVFFAPALPLEEVFDPTGAGDTFAGGFIGYLAHSEDISFENLKNAIIYGSNLASFCVEKFGTERMKELSPEEIDKRLEEFKKLTQFKIN
- the rnhA gene encoding ribonuclease HI, with the protein product MQEQVHIYTDGAARGNPGPGGYGIVMEWVGKPYKKEFAQGYRHTTNNRMELLAVIHALQKLKKPNLNIRVFTDSKYVADAVEKKWVFGWEKKNFKDRKNADLWQAFLKEYRKHQVSFTWIKGHNNHPQNERCDTLAVTASKQKSLPEDIGFKN
- the purN gene encoding phosphoribosylglycinamide formyltransferase, with the translated sequence MSDQPQNNNTKKIVIFASGSGTNTENIIRHFENSSKINVAAVFSNKRNAKVLRRAYNHDIKALYFDRDALYHSNEVLHVLTDINPDLIVLAGFLWMVPSNIIENFPNRIINIHPALLPNYGGKGMYGMRVHQAILNNKEKESGITIHFVNEDYDKGEHIFQAKTIIEENDSPESLASKIHELEHHHFPLVIEKILLKES
- a CDS encoding acyl carrier protein, translating into MSDIASRVKAIIVDKLGVDENEVVNEASFTNDLGADSLDTVELIMEFEKEFDIQIPDDQAENIATVGQAISYIEDAKK
- the fabF gene encoding beta-ketoacyl-ACP synthase II gives rise to the protein MELKRVVITGLGALTPIGNNISEYWDGLVNGKSGSGAITHFDPEKFKTKFACELKNFNPLDHFDRKEARKLDKFTQYAMVASDEAIADSGIDLNTVDKYRVGVIWGAGIGGLETFQNEVLNFAAGDGTPRFNPFFIPKMIADIAPGNISIKHGFMGANYTTVSACASSANAMIDALNNIRLGYSDVIVSGGSEAAVTIAGMGGFNAMHALSTRNESPATASRPFDATRDGFVLGEGAGALILEEYEHAKARGAKIYAEVIGGGLSSDAYHMTAPHPEGNGVVRVMENCLHNAGIKPEDIDAINTHGTSTPLGDVAELKAITKVFGDHAKNININSTKSMTGHLLGAAGAIEGIASILAMQHGIVPPTINHENVDENIDPSLNLTLNKPQKRDLNIVMSNTFGFGGHNACVAFKKLNE